The following are encoded in a window of Synechocystis sp. PCC 7509 genomic DNA:
- a CDS encoding BrnT family toxin, with protein MRVKLRWEWDDDKNRTNELKHGLDFETAQLTFDDPIAVSRLDLYPNEERWQTIGIIDQTIVIVVHTLPAYDAESDEDVGRIISARKATRHERRAYEEGNF; from the coding sequence GTGAGGGTAAAGTTGCGTTGGGAATGGGACGACGACAAGAATCGGACAAACGAGTTAAAGCATGGTCTTGACTTCGAGACAGCGCAACTTACGTTTGACGATCCGATCGCCGTGAGCAGACTGGACTTATATCCTAATGAGGAACGCTGGCAAACCATTGGGATCATCGATCAAACAATCGTTATTGTTGTTCATACTTTGCCAGCATATGACGCGGAGAGCGATGAAGACGTTGGGCGGATTATCAGCGCACGTAAAGCAACAAGACATGAACGGAGGGCATATGAAGAAGGAAACTTCTAA
- a CDS encoding BrnA antitoxin family protein encodes MKKETSKGLTAKQKAQLEALAALPDDQINTDDIPEATGDWSGAKRGVFYRPIKQQITLRLDADLIDWFKTHQGQSEGYQTSINRALREYVRQQQC; translated from the coding sequence ATGAAGAAGGAAACTTCTAAAGGTTTGACGGCTAAACAGAAAGCACAGCTTGAAGCTTTGGCGGCTCTGCCAGATGACCAGATTAATACAGATGATATTCCAGAGGCTACTGGAGATTGGAGCGGAGCAAAGCGGGGTGTGTTTTATCGTCCCATCAAGCAGCAAATCACGCTGCGCTTAGACGCTGACCTGATCGACTGGTTTAAGACGCATCAAGGGCAGAGCGAGGGGTATCAAACCAGCATCAACCGCGCCTTGCGGGAGTACGTCAGGCAGCAGCAGTGTTGA
- a CDS encoding Tn3 family transposase — protein sequence MTPDRKRTKKGKFSFDLVASAVILQNAFDMSKAIQGLSLEGYSINQKEVATLSPYITRHIKRYGDYVVDLHNIPQPLEGAILLPIEISESYI from the coding sequence ATGACGCCAGACCGAAAACGAACAAAAAAAGGTAAGTTTTCGTTTGATTTGGTAGCAAGTGCGGTTATTCTCCAAAATGCTTTTGATATGTCAAAGGCAATTCAAGGTTTGAGCTTAGAGGGCTACTCGATTAACCAAAAAGAAGTTGCCACTTTAAGCCCTTACATTACCAGACATATCAAACGATACGGAGATTATGTAGTGGATTTGCATAACATTCCACAGCCCTTAGAAGGAGCAATTCTTCTCCCTATTGAAATATCCGAAAGCTATATCTAG
- a CDS encoding Tn3 family transposase, whose translation MQRLPERSVLDILCNVEHWLNWTRHFGPLSGSEPKIEKPMERYIFTTFGYGCNLGPNQTARHTRGVVTSHMLSYI comes from the coding sequence TTGCAGCGCTTACCAGAACGTAGTGTCCTCGATATCCTTTGTAATGTCGAGCATTGGTTGAATTGGACACGGCATTTTGGTCCGTTATCTGGTTCCGAACCAAAAATAGAAAAGCCAATGGAGCGCTACATTTTCACGACTTTTGGCTACGGCTGTAACTTAGGACCGAACCAAACGGCTCGTCATACTAGAGGAGTAGTGACGAGCCATATGCTTTCCTATATTTAA
- a CDS encoding DUF4158 domain-containing protein — MTVIERTAYPQFKQQPSEKELAELYTPTQEELEFINAKSRGSNGRLSLLVMLKTFQRLGYFPHLEFVPLLIINHLRSGLKLSSKVSAISSLRSRRRYMSVIRTYLNVKPYDNAAQQLVAQAIAVAAQVKDHPADLINVAIEELVKERYELPAFSTINRLAANIRSIANTRLFQRVGAGLSQTEQGYLDGLLLRESQQSVATLKLLKSPPKSATLSHMQELLAKFDQLMSFGDAERLLSGIAKSKVKSFAAQAKSLDISEFQDIKQSKRRTLLLCLLYQAQIKTRDHLVEMFLKRLQTIHTKAKAKLVKLREKHLTQTEALLGVLAQILVVSNDSLNDTALGQQVQSVLTCHGGSELLLLQCEEIAAYNSDNYFPLLWQFYSRYRKLLFGLVRSLDIRSTTQDQSLIAALTFVLEQEHRRGKWLSAGVDLSFISDKWRRLVVFTTGKTEVLVRQQLEICIFTYLAMELKTGDACVEGSETYADFRQELLSWGRV, encoded by the coding sequence ATTACTGTTATTGAACGTACCGCTTACCCTCAATTCAAGCAGCAACCTAGCGAGAAAGAATTAGCCGAACTTTATACTCCAACTCAAGAGGAACTTGAGTTTATCAATGCCAAGTCTCGCGGCTCGAACGGACGGCTGAGTTTATTAGTGATGCTAAAAACCTTCCAACGGCTCGGTTATTTTCCTCATCTAGAGTTTGTGCCACTTCTAATTATCAACCACCTCCGCTCCGGCTTGAAGTTGAGTAGTAAGGTCTCAGCAATTTCTTCTCTACGTTCCCGTCGTCGCTATATGTCAGTTATTCGCACATACTTAAATGTTAAGCCCTATGACAATGCAGCACAACAATTAGTAGCACAAGCTATTGCTGTAGCGGCTCAAGTAAAGGATCATCCAGCAGATTTAATTAATGTGGCGATTGAAGAATTGGTAAAAGAACGTTATGAGTTGCCAGCTTTCAGCACTATTAACCGATTGGCTGCCAATATCCGCTCTATTGCCAATACTCGTCTATTTCAACGAGTAGGGGCAGGATTATCCCAAACTGAACAAGGCTACTTAGACGGGCTGCTATTGAGAGAGTCGCAGCAGTCAGTAGCTACCTTGAAGTTATTGAAATCTCCACCCAAGAGCGCCACACTGTCACATATGCAGGAACTCTTAGCTAAATTTGACCAATTGATGTCTTTTGGAGATGCGGAGCGATTACTTTCAGGCATTGCTAAGAGTAAGGTGAAGTCCTTTGCTGCACAAGCAAAATCATTGGACATATCTGAGTTTCAAGATATCAAGCAGAGTAAACGCCGGACTTTACTTTTGTGCTTGCTATACCAGGCTCAGATTAAAACACGAGATCATCTAGTAGAAATGTTTCTCAAGCGTCTCCAAACTATTCACACCAAAGCTAAAGCTAAACTGGTCAAGTTGAGAGAGAAGCACTTAACTCAAACTGAGGCTCTGCTAGGAGTTCTGGCGCAAATACTGGTGGTTTCTAACGATAGCCTTAACGACACTGCTTTAGGACAGCAAGTGCAATCTGTTCTTACTTGTCATGGTGGTTCAGAACTACTGCTATTGCAGTGCGAGGAGATCGCTGCTTATAACAGCGACAATTACTTTCCCTTGTTATGGCAGTTTTATTCTCGCTACCGCAAGCTGCTGTTTGGTTTGGTGCGGTCACTGGATATTCGCTCTACAACTCAAGACCAGTCGTTGATAGCAGCTTTAACTTTTGTGCTTGAACAAGAGCATCGACGCGGTAAGTGGTTATCTGCTGGAGTTGATTTGAGCTTTATTAGTGACAAATGGCGACGATTAGTTGTTTTTACCACTGGTAAAACTGAAGTATTGGTTCGCCAGCAATTAGAGATTTGTATATTTACCTACTTGGCAATGGAGTTAAAAACGGGGGATGCCTGTGTAGAAGGGTCGGAAACCTATGCAGATTTCCGTCAGGAGTTACTCTCTTGGGGACGAGTGTAA
- a CDS encoding tyrosine-type recombinase/integrase yields the protein MKRNSIPAISKSGEQTLAQYESYLGSVADVSLVTIRNYKSDLRQFIFWWEESSSEGQEIPKSFLLNTIATPTITSYRSYLQNSLQLKPASVNRYLVTLKCYFAWAMETGLVNNNPAQIVKLIPFVGSAPRHLSDAEESALVAAVTHSGSLRDRTIIVLMLHTGLRSQEVCTLQQQQVHLGKRSGILQVHGKRNKYRDVPLNATARSVLVEYFKTRTQEISYLFLSEKTGEALTERALGYLVKKYTHLASLIDVSPHDLRHRFGYRMAQVVPLHRLAQIMGHDSLDTTMIYVRGTQSDLQTEIEKIAWE from the coding sequence ATGAAACGTAACAGTATCCCAGCAATCTCAAAATCGGGAGAGCAAACTTTAGCACAGTATGAATCCTATTTAGGCTCAGTGGCGGATGTCAGCCTGGTAACTATTCGTAACTACAAGAGCGATCTTCGCCAGTTTATATTCTGGTGGGAGGAATCCTCCTCTGAAGGCCAAGAAATTCCCAAATCTTTTTTACTAAATACGATTGCTACCCCGACAATAACAAGTTATCGTTCTTACTTACAAAATTCACTGCAACTCAAACCAGCTTCTGTAAACCGATATTTAGTGACACTTAAGTGCTATTTTGCTTGGGCTATGGAAACTGGGTTAGTTAACAATAACCCTGCACAGATTGTTAAGTTAATCCCTTTTGTTGGTTCAGCGCCACGTCATCTCTCTGATGCGGAGGAATCTGCTTTGGTTGCGGCAGTTACGCATTCTGGTAGCCTCAGAGACCGAACAATAATTGTCTTGATGCTTCATACTGGACTACGTTCCCAAGAAGTTTGTACACTTCAACAACAACAGGTTCACTTAGGGAAACGTAGCGGCATTTTACAAGTACATGGCAAACGCAATAAATACCGCGACGTACCATTGAATGCAACAGCTAGATCGGTGTTAGTGGAGTATTTCAAGACTCGGACACAAGAAATAAGTTATCTATTTCTTTCCGAAAAAACGGGCGAGGCTCTGACGGAGAGAGCCTTGGGGTACTTGGTCAAAAAATATACTCATTTAGCTTCGCTCATTGATGTCAGTCCACATGATTTGCGTCATCGGTTTGGATATCGAATGGCTCAAGTGGTTCCACTGCATCGACTCGCTCAAATTATGGGTCATGATTCTCTTGACACCACAATGATCTACGTTCGTGGAACACAGAGTGACCTTCAAACAGAGATAGAGAAAATAGCTTGGGAGTGA
- a CDS encoding helix-turn-helix domain-containing protein — MEILPKSMTETEFWEQLKARAYEYGKRKGIPRPKEQEARDGFPVEISPIDTPEIDFAGEDFKSKDASSSGEGLSLTFAEFQEISLGQLAVMTNIDRHRWSRYLSGKVSMTKSTLAKVAQKLGMTPVQLYEAIIARRSSSSK, encoded by the coding sequence ATGGAAATATTACCTAAATCAATGACAGAAACCGAATTTTGGGAACAGCTAAAAGCCAGAGCCTACGAGTACGGGAAGCGGAAGGGCATTCCCCGTCCAAAGGAGCAGGAAGCCCGTGACGGTTTTCCTGTAGAAATTTCCCCTATTGACACACCAGAAATAGATTTTGCGGGGGAAGACTTTAAGAGCAAAGATGCCTCAAGTTCTGGGGAGGGATTGTCCTTGACTTTTGCAGAGTTTCAAGAAATAAGCTTAGGTCAATTAGCCGTTATGACTAATATTGATCGGCACAGATGGAGTAGATATTTATCAGGAAAAGTCTCCATGACTAAAAGCACTTTAGCCAAAGTTGCTCAAAAACTAGGCATGACCCCCGTACAGCTATATGAAGCAATAATTGCGCGTCGTAGTAGTAGTAGTAAATAA